CGCCGAACGTCGTCACGCCGGGCGGGCACCCCGCGCGCTCCATGCACCCCAGCATCCGGCGCGCGCCGGCCAGGTCGCCCTTGTCGCACAGCGCGCCGACGTAGACGTCGTAGACGCGCGCGCCCGGCACGAGCCCCCGCAGGAGCATTTCGTCGAACGCCTCCTCGACGGCGTCGAACGATCTGTTCTCGCGGAAGGCGCGGAGCACTCGCTCGAACTCCAGGATGCCCGGGCGCACCCCGTCGGCGTCCATCTGCTTCGCCACGACCCCGTACGCCTCGGCCGCCAGCCCCTCCCGGAGGAGCGCGTCGACGACGGCGTGGTGGTCCGGCCCGCTGGGCGAGACGCCCCACCGGCGCATGTCATCCAGAAACGCTAGCGCGTCCCGAGCGGGGGCGCAGCGGCAGAGCGAGGCGAGGACCGCGCGGCAGTGGCGCTCGTCCGGGTCGAGCAGGAGGCCGGGCATGCATCgcaggagctcgacggcggcggcgggtcgctgGGCGCGGCACAGCGCGAAGGTGAGGATGCGGAAGGTGGTGGCGTCCggggcggcgtgcggcgcggcgcggaggaggacggaGGGGGCGACGCGGAGGAACGCCGGGGAAGAGCagagcgcggcgaggagggagtTGAGGGCGCGGGTGTTGCAGCACGCGGTgaagagggtggcggcggcggcgaagcggccatggcgagcgagGGTCACCAGcaagcggtggtggtggtggcctgtGGTGGCTTCCGGCGACGCTACGACGTGGCTGCTCGCGCTCATCTTCGCTTGTGCAGGAGGGGATTATTTGGGGGGCCACGCCAATCTCCTCCCCTGCAACAATTGATGGGAAGCCACGCGCACAGATCTTGCAGCTTCTGGACCGGCCATGGCGAAGGACGTGCGggtgcggccggcggccagctcCTGCGATTGGAGCGCTGCCTCTGTTCCCTGGTGAAAAGGAGCATCTGTTTTACTGCAGTCATCAACCAACACATGATGATTCTCAATTGCTACATTATACCTTGGTTTACCCCCACTCCAAATCCAATCCAATGCCCCGACTACAACACTGCGTTCgtcaggctggagctggaaccgtgtgagagaaaaatactgttgggctggctggagccggtggctagagtggtgtgagagaaaaatactgttgggctagAGCTGGCTGCCGAACAGAATGGTGGTTGTAATCGGAACACATCTAGACATAAGACATCCCCCACCCCCTCAATTGCTGACAAAACGAGAAGATGACGCCAAGCCTTTTCTTTCTGTTCCTGATGGCCCGATGCCAATGAGCAGGCAGTTTTGGTGATCACTCATCAAGAATCGAGAGATACAAATATCCACCTTTCAATCAGTCCACTCCAGGCTCCGCTCCAGTGATCATCACAGATAAGCACTAGCTCCATGTATACCACAAAGGCCTCAGGCCTTCAACAGCCCAATCAGCCGCGCATGCTTCTTTTACTTCCTTTCACTTCAGGAATCAATAAAATTACACCCAAGGAAAACACATCTTCGCACACATTACACTGGCTCAAGACCTGACAACTGTACAAACACGATTCGTATTTACAAATGGGCAATCTGTCCAGTGCTTACAATGCAAGAGGCTCGGGGACATGGATCCATTCATTCAAGCCATACTAACCCCATCTAGTGCTATATTAGCTGGACAAATGCATCTATCTATTCAACAACATCCATCTATGAATACAGGAGACGTGCATCCATTCTATTTCCACCTGGGCCCATATGCACAACCTCACTAGCccagacagcagcagcagcagcagcccctaCCACACCTGATTTATGGTATCAAGTATCAACCATCTCCAAACCTTTACAGTTGGTAAAAGCAAAGGTTCGGACAACCTGAATGCGGTGACTATTTACATTTCGGTTAACCTAGGTATGATTAATTTATTTGGGGGGGAGCCTCCAAGTTCAATGACAGGACCAGGTAGGGGTTCACAAACCTTCTTACCTTCTGCAAGGAGGCTAATGAATCTTGGCTTCGATGTATCTTACAAACTGCACACGTCGCCCGACAGGCCATATGAACCGAGAGCCCCGGTCATATACCACCATGTTGTCGATGACCGGGCTTCGCATCATCTTGGATCTTGTAGCTGGACCTTGGTGTGGACCCATTGCTTGGCCAAAAAGACAAGGCCTACTGGTTGCATCGTTGATGCATGTCAAGGGATGTCGACCTCATCTTACTTGTAATTTTCCTCGGCGTAGATAGAGACAAGAGCATTATCACCAGCACCAGCGGCCAAGAGTGATTTGTACGGGTGGAAAGAAAGGCAGTTTACACTGCCTATTCTTTGGCCCATAAATGATGGCTGGTAGCGAATTATCGTCAACTGCTCTCCTTCAAGACTGAACACTTTAATCATCTGCTTGGCTGAGCCACTAGCAACAACTGGGGCATGCCGATGAACAGCTAAAGCAGTAAGTGAACCCCTGTGTGCCTCAATAGTCAGGTAGGGTTCTGCTGCCCTTCTAACATCGAGAAACTGAATGTCTCCAGCTTGAGATGCACTTACAATCTGTGATACCATAGATGATAGAAAAGGGAGCCTTGTAAAGCATTGAGCAAGCCCACAGTTGCTTCAACAGCTGAGAATAAAAAACATAGGAATGCAAAGAAGTGGTAGTACATACCTTGTATGGATCAAACCCAGGCTGAAACCCTATGCCCACAACCTTTTCCGTTCTTGGGGCATGTGGCCTTGCCATATAGATCAGCCTACAGTATAGGAAAAGAATATTCAGAATAAAAAAATGATACAGGTTGACAAAAATGAGGAAGGAAGACATTGGATAGGGCATATATAACATTTGCATGGTATGCTGGCAAGAGGACAAAGGATGTAGATACTACTGTACTTACCTATCAGGAGAGCGAACATCAAATATCCTTACAGAACCATCAACAAAACCAGCAGCCAAGTGTCCAGAGCGGACCTGAGATGCAGACTGAAACAGAAGCAACAAGCAAAGGTCATGCTCAAGAACAGACGATGCAAACAAGATTAACATAAAACTTGCTACAATAGCAAGAATTAGATACTTAAAGCAATCAAACAGAAAATTTCATGTGTATGGAATCAAAATACATGTGTTCTTGAGAACTTTCAATCAGCGGCGGACCCAGGGATCGAAAGGAGCCTGGGCCAAGCTTAAGACAATTCTATTACCATCTCCAGTAGAAGAAGATTGCGACCACAACCGATCATATTTGAACCGCTAGCTATTGAAACTGATTCTAGTTATTGGCCCTCTTTTAATTTTCTGGTCTCTAGTGTTGATTTGAATACGCACATGCTGACTACTACTTGCCTTGCTTATCTCTAGTAGTGGCCAGCGCACAAAAGAACTTCAGACATACTTTTACCATTGTGATGTGCTAGCATTAGCTTGTTGCGCATATAGCAAGGGAGCCCGGGCGAGTGGCTAAGGTCACCGGGCCCTGGGTCCGCCGGTGCTTTCAACATGTTGTAGGAGAATAACAAGATGAGCTGATAAACCATTACACTGGAGCACAGTACTTATTTTTGTTAGTAAAAAACATAGTTTTTAGCCACAACAGGAGAAAATCCTTCGGAAAATTCCTATATTTGCCTCTTCTCACATTGTTCAACCTACTTGAGATAAGTTGACAATCATACAGAAAGCAACACCAAAAGCCACTTCCACTCATAAAACCTTGCAATTTCAACTGCACACAATTAGGAGTCTAGGAGGGTGCATGTGCATCAATATAGTGTACATCAACTCTTTTCTACTGCATGTATTTTGTTGTCAATATAACTATCAAATACAAACCCTGAATTATATGATACTGTGACTAGTAGTCAAATACAGGTACACGGTAATGTTGCAAGTTATTGATTAATATAGAACAGGAATATCAAGTAAACACGGACTCGCATATCTATGGTTATTTCCTCAGTAAGGAAGTGCAAGATAGCCTGCTCAAATAACATAAGGAAGTTACTTGAACTAATATTTGAATTGCTCATATAGCACATGGAAACAAGAACTTACCAGGGCAGAAATTGCACTGTCACCAGATGACTGAATGGTGCTGAGAAGTTGTTCCTTGTCAAGATCCCATACCAAGATGGAAGACATGTCACCAGATGCATACTATTGAACAACAAAAGGAAGCAAGTTCCTGTATTAGAACAGCCTACAGcacataaaataaaattacagAACCAATGGGAAAATCATACAATATTACCAGGCAACCAGATTGCTGCTGCCAATCGATCACAATACTGCGACCAGCAGCTCGATGACCCTGAACCGATGAGAAAGCAGTTACAAGTTTTTGTCCTCCCTTTTGAGTAAAATTTTTCCATATACGTACATTTCCATCACCTGCAACATGAAAATTAGATAATGCAATGCTAGAAGAAATAAGTATACAAGGAAAAGCATAGAGAAGGGAGGCATACTTGAGGCAGCTAAAAGCAAGCTCTCATCAAGCTCATTGATAAGCAAGAGTTTTGATAGCCCTCTGTCGGACAATTTATGGTTTTGAAAAGAGTTCACTGGTAGTGCATCATCGTAGTTCCACACTCTGACATGAGACAGAACTTTAGCACAACTGCAGTAGTGCATTTCAAGCACCAGCATCGTTAATTGAAATAACAATTTCACCTTATTTGTTCATTTTCATCAGCTGCGATGACGATTGGAGAAAATGGCAACAATAATGCTGCTTTTGTACCTGAATCAAACCTCGTATCCCAACTAGCAATTTGGCTTGTCATCTTGCAAGCTGCTATTCCAGGGCccacaataataataataaaacagATAAATAAGCAAGAATATCAATAAAAATAATGTAACGCAGACTAATGTAGGCCACATACATGATCGCTGGCACTTAGCAATGCAATCTAGTGCAATttgttctctctcttctcttctaGCATGGGCTTCTTCGTTATCATCAGAACCAGATAAAAGTGGCCTAGAGAAGTGTCCACAACTCCAGTTGTAAATTGTTGATTGGGGAAGTATGCTTAGTTCAGCATTACTGGGAGCCGCAGCAGAGATAAGGCGATCAGCTAAGCCCTCAGGAGAATTCATAGGATGTGGTTTGAACTCCATTGAACATACTCGGCGTAATCCTGTAAGATAATCATGTTGAGGGGGGCTAACAGGAGGCGTCCTAAATGCAATTGAGAAGTTTCCTGCAAAATATTCAAAGACTCAATTCAATAATTATTGTCTTTCCCTGAACAACCAGTGCACAATATTGAGGTATTCTGACCTCAAGCACAGCAACGGAAGTGAGGGAGTAAAACTTACCAGAATTCATATCAAACCAGGAAGAAGAGCGTGCCATTCCAAAGTTTGATGGAGGTGCAGATGTCTCTCCTTGATGTGCACCTCCACTGTTAAATCTACTGTTTTTCATGACCACTTGCTCAACACCTATAAGGGACAGTGCTCTCCGGCCAATAGTTGCAATTCTTGGGTAAGGATCTTTAGCAACAGAACACATAGTTGATATATATTGAGAATAAATGACACTGTCAGCAGGCCTCGATCTAGTATAGCTGAGGCCACCATTACTTGCATTCTCTCTCAGTAATATGCCTGAATCAGAGTGTTGGGAAGAATCATCTGACTGGGGAGAGCCATGCATGATGCTACTTGTTGCAATCGGGCTGCTCGTAGAAACCCTTCCATCACGACCAGTGGCACTGCTATCAATGCCAACCCTTAGCACAGGAccaatatgagaagcaaggccaCTGCTGCCTTGTCGAATGTTGTTGGGACTGTAGACATTGCTTGGACTACTTATATTGGCCAGTGATGGTGGTGACTTCAGCAATGAATTGGTTTGAGGTTTCCAATACTCAGCAGCAACAGATTTGAGATGCTTATTGTGACCCAATGCAAAACGAGTAAGCGCTGGAAAAACATCAGATCAACTCAAAAAGGTTAAAAAGAATTTCTATTTTCAACACAATAAAAGGGTGCCCTATAAAAACCGATATATTTTTTCTAATGCACATACCTATAGCAACCTCACATCTAACAAGGGGGCTACCATCTGAAGAGACCTGCAGAAGGCTTCGAACGACATTTATTTCAGCTTTTACTTTTTCATCGTCATCAGAATCATCATCAACACCATTTGATGATGTTGATCCCATATCCAGGAGATTCCCAAGTGCAAAAACAGCAGAAGCTCTGACCTGGCAATACCAAATATTTAATAAATATATTGTGAAGGAAGCAAATGAAAGAACAGATGAAATATGAAGGCATTGTACCTCAGGTTGTGGCTCCGATaacaaataaattaaaatttctGGTGCATTTGATTGCAGACCAAGTGACTGAGCCTCAGCAAAATCTTCCCAGAGTTTGCCAAGGCATAAACAAAGCCACTGCAAAAGCAAAGGCTCTGTCTGTGCATCATGGGGATTTTCAGGTTGCAGATGTCTCAGACAAACATCTATAAGACCTGCATGAATACAGGCCTCTTGACCTGTCCTATGCCCATCCACAATAACTGCTAAAACGAAAGCGGCCATTGCACGCTGCTCTGGGTAAGCATCCAAACTGTCAAGAAATCTGATAAAATATGTATGTCCTCCATCTTTAACCAAGTCAACCTGGCACGACTGCCATTTGGAGAAAAATACACAGGTTAAACACCTGATCCTTCCAATACAAATGAACTCCAAACAAGAGTGCATACCTTATCAAGAGAGAGAATTTTCGTCCATATGAAAACAAGAATTTGACGCAACTCCATTGCACTTGTTTGAAGCAGTTTGAGCACATAAGGAAATATTCCAACAGACAGGGCCTAAAACAATGAGGCGAAACGGTTTGGGCGCATCAGAATATAAATAACAAGCACTTGTAAAAAGGTACATGCAGAAGAGCTCAAGTACAAACCAAATCAACTGCCCATGGTCCCATGTCAAGAAATCTTCCAAGCAAAACAAGCGCTCTAAATCTATGCGATTGACTAAGCAGGACCTGCACAAAACTTATgtaagaaagaaagaaatggaagaaaagaaacatagtAGATAGGATAATTTAAGGGAAAGCATTCGAAACATTTTACTAAACTAAAATTatagaagagaagagaagggaagGGAAATGAGGTACTTCTAAAGAGCTAACAGAGTTAAACTGGGTTTTACAAATGATATTGACTTTTACAAAACTGTAACATAAAAATGTCTTATCTTACCTGAAGAACTATAGGTAACTGTTCAGGGGGCTTCTTGTCCTGAGAACCATGATCAAGCCACACTTCAAAAGCCGTCAGTTGTTCCGTGAAAAAAGGGCTCGGCTGGTTTGAATTAGGAGACCAATTAATTGGCTATACTGAAGTGATTAACTGATTATATTCAAAAGGCAAAATAATAATGAACTGATGTATTTCTTAATAAAGGACTAAGTAACAAGTAGAAAACCTGAAACTCTGCATTTGGATCAGCAATTAACTGAGGAAGCTTGGAAAGGCAAATCTCAGCAGCCATGTCCCATGCGTCCCTGGGATTTCACAAGTTACAACATGCACAAAATAGCTAATGCAGAAACATAAGGACTAGTCAGGTTAGCTACCACATATGGTGTTGATGGGTCGGTGGTAACAACGGATAAGAAATTGGAGAACAATTTGCGGATCGCATGATTCTCTCAGCAAGCAAGAAGTTACGAAAGAGACTAGCAACCAGAAGATCTTGCCTGAATAGCTTTTGGAATAGACCTGCACAGTGAAACTTTATCATAAACCCAATGCAGCCAGACATTTACTTTAACTCAAATGATCTTCTctgattttcttttttcccaaaaatattatatatatctCCTAGATGTCGTACCATGAGGAAGCACATTCCATGCAATAGTGTCTGTAATGGCAGTAAAAATCCAATTCAGTTCTCCAAGAAGAGTTTTACGGTCATTTTGCCTTCCAGGAATTTGGTCAATAAGAGAACGATCCATAGAACCACGGAGTAATGATCTCTTACAAAACCTACATAGTTTATAGGCATGCCCCCATGTAAGCACAAAATGCAAGGTAAAAGAGagatatagatatatatagagagagagagagcggggggggggggggggggggggggacaaacCAGTGCAATGCCATCTTGATGGGTGTTGTGAGGCAAGCTGTAAACACATCAGCAGGAAATTCTGCACTCTGGGGAAGAGTTTGATGTGCTTCGCAGGCAGCAAGAAGAATGCAATCCTTCTGCGAAGATGAAGAGGAGCTAGAACTCCAGTCTAGGCGCTGAAGTAAACAAAAGTCACTACGTAAATTAGGCACTTCAGGAATAAGAACAAAACAGACACATAAATCATGATTACCTTCAACTCCAAGAATAATAAGAGAAATAAACTAATAAGCATACAGCATACCTCTAGAAAAGCTTTCACAATAATTCCAGCTGCTGAGCAGTCAAAAACATAAATGGAAGGTGTTTTTAGCCAAGAATCAAGATCAGTAATTGGAAGTGGAATATACTGTGTGTAACTCTGCAACAAATTACAAAAAAGACATTTCATGAAAGGCGCCTATGATAAGTACATGAAGCAATCAGTACAGTGTCTTAGTAACATTTACCTTGTTAAACACCCAAATCTCACCATTAGTTGTAGGCTTTGGTACACCATGGCCATTGTAATGGAAAAGGACTCTCTCTGATCTGGCATATTTGCGACAAGTATTACAAAGCTTTTTAACTTCCTCCACAGTTGGATCTAGCTGAAGCTTGTAACGAGCCTGCAAGCGACATTAGCATTTAGGACATGAAGATGCAAACAATCAACAtcaaaatataaaataccacAGAAGTTAAACAGAGAAGATCCTCACCTTAGGTTGCCAGCGCTCATACTGTGAGTGCAAtgtttttccaatattttcaaggGCCTTAGGAGGTGCCATAGAAAATGGATCTGaaatgaaagaaacaaaaatctATGAGCAGATCTCAAAGCAATTCATGAGGGAAATAACAGTATTTAAGTACAGAACTATCAACCAATCTGAATTCCCATGTCTAAAATCTAGTAAATAAATTTTCCAGTTTCTTGACAAATAATTTTTCAAGCACTACAAAGTTGTAATTCATCGACAACGAAACACCAGTTATACAATTTTCATCTCTGGGATTGGTACATAAAATGATCTAAAAACTATGGAGCAAAATAATGTCATATGGGAACAGTAGGTAGCAGACAGTTCATTGCTACAGTTATTTGGCATTGAGAAATgcaaaaggtttttttttaaaaaacacagTTTCAATCAGATGGTGAAAAACAGATCATTTTATAGTGGATCCTAACTTGCAGAACATATTCACATGGGGATGAGCTGAACTCCACAAACATCATAGGCGAAACAGATTTATCAGATGCAGATAACTGTATTTTTTTTCCTCAGCTAATAAGAAATTTGGAAATATACACTCAAATAAACATTTACCTATCCAGCACTCCATTCTTGCGCAAGGGGAGATTTTAATTACATCTGGTGGATCAACACTAATGTTTAAACATAATACAAGTGCAACACATCCTGTCTTCATCTGCAGAACTAAATTCATTAGTAAATGGCATGTAAACATGCGGACAACATAGAAAAAAACACGGAGAATCATCTCATAGACAGACAAAACAAAACATTAAATAGCTATAAATTCCATAATTACATAGTAATTTATGTTGCAGACCAGCACTCAAACCATCGCATGCCAGCTATACACACCCGATGTCCCATCTGATCTGGTGCTTCATGCAATTGCAATATGCACAATGTGGCATCCATTTTGTTGTATATGTAGGTATGTGGAGGCCACCATAATCATCACAACATTGACAGGACATGTTAGGCAAGTCCAGAGCAATACTGTTTACTTAATATCCAAAAACAGAATGGTCGAAACACTGGTAATCACCATGCTATGCTTAACTGGTCaataaaattaagaatgggCACGAGTCTGACGTCATAGCAGGCTACAATAATTTCCATTTTGTATTAATGATTATTAAAGCCAACCAGTGCGATACACCTCAGAAGCAGAAGATATTCAGCTGTAGGAAACAATAACGCACTCCACCGCATCACAATTGTCCTGCTTGCAACGTGTCATTACTTATTCCGTGACTTGAGAGGTCTCATCACATCTGGCAGCGCCACAGTTAAAATCTTTTTGGTAACGGAAATTTTGATTAACGATGTTGAGTTTGCAGATACTATATAATATAACGGCTTCGCCCGACTAGCCGCTGCCCCCTAATTTACCATTTTTATA
The genomic region above belongs to Panicum virgatum strain AP13 chromosome 8N, P.virgatum_v5, whole genome shotgun sequence and contains:
- the LOC120686349 gene encoding regulatory-associated protein of TOR 1-like isoform X1 encodes the protein MALGDLMASRLVHSSSSPSPSPSTAAPPAPLPNHHHNHVTDDLPVANGPEPRNGLEPAEVEKPASVAYPPQVVVLCEQRHEGIDEAAAAAAGPSTSGLVSKWRPKDRMKTGCVALVLCLNISVDPPDVIKISPCARMECWIDPFSMAPPKALENIGKTLHSQYERWQPKARYKLQLDPTVEEVKKLCNTCRKYARSERVLFHYNGHGVPKPTTNGEIWVFNKSYTQYIPLPITDLDSWLKTPSIYVFDCSAAGIIVKAFLERLDWSSSSSSSSQKDCILLAACEAHQTLPQSAEFPADVFTACLTTPIKMALHWFCKRSLLRGSMDRSLIDQIPGRQNDRKTLLGELNWIFTAITDTIAWNVLPHGLFQKLFRQDLLVASLFRNFLLAERIMRSANCSPISYPLLPPTHQHHMWDAWDMAAEICLSKLPQLIADPNAEFQPSPFFTEQLTAFEVWLDHGSQDKKPPEQLPIVLQVLLSQSHRFRALVLLGRFLDMGPWAVDLALSVGIFPYVLKLLQTSAMELRQILVFIWTKILSLDKSCQVDLVKDGGHTYFIRFLDSLDAYPEQRAMAAFVLAVIVDGHRTGQEACIHAGLIDVCLRHLQPENPHDAQTEPLLLQWLCLCLGKLWEDFAEAQSLGLQSNAPEILIYLLSEPQPEVQCLHISSVLSFASFTIYLLNIWYCQVRASAVFALGNLLDMGSTSSNGVDDDSDDDEKVKAEINVVRSLLQVSSDGSPLVRCEVAIALTRFALGHNKHLKSVAAEYWKPQTNSLLKSPPSLANISSPSNVYSPNNIRQGSSGLASHIGPVLRVGIDSSATGRDGRVSTSSPIATSSIMHGSPQSDDSSQHSDSGILLRENASNGGLSYTRSRPADSVIYSQYISTMCSVAKDPYPRIATIGRRALSLIGVEQVVMKNSRFNSGGAHQGETSAPPSNFGMARSSSWFDMNSGNFSIAFRTPPVSPPQHDYLTGLRRVCSMEFKPHPMNSPEGLADRLISAAAPSNAELSILPQSTIYNWSCGHFSRPLLSGSDDNEEAHARREEREQIALDCIAKCQRSSACKMTSQIASWDTRFDSGTKAALLLPFSPIVIAADENEQIRVWNYDDALPVNSFQNHKLSDRGLSKLLLINELDESLLLAASSDGNVRIWKNFTQKGGQKLVTAFSSVQGHRAAGRSIVIDWQQQSGCLYASGDMSSILVWDLDKEQLLSTIQSSGDSAISALSASQVRSGHLAAGFVDGSVRIFDVRSPDRLIYMARPHAPRTEKVVGIGFQPGFDPYKIVSASQAGDIQFLDVRRAAEPYLTIEAHRGSLTALAVHRHAPVVASGSAKQMIKVFSLEGEQLTIIRYQPSFMGQRIGSVNCLSFHPYKSLLAAGAGDNALVSIYAEENYK